A window of Variovorax paradoxus EPS genomic DNA:
AAAGCCATGATGCCGACGAGCATGTCGCCCCGCCCGCTCCTTCTTCTCTCCACCGCACTGATCACCGCATTGCTCGCCGCCTGCTCGACGCCGGGCACGCGCGTGGTGCTGCTGCCGCAGGCCGACGGCAAGCCCTCCGCGGTCGTGGTGCGCGCCAAGGACGGGGAAGAAGTCCTTTCCAAGCCCTACCAGCGTGCAACGGCCGCGGTGGGCGCCAGCGGCGCGCCGGTGGTCGACCAAGCCGATGCGGCCAAGGTCCAGGCGGAAAACAAGCCGCTTTTCGACATGCGCCCGCCTCCGCCGCAGCGCTACACCGTGTTCTTCGAGGTCGGCGGCACCACGCTGACGCCGGCTTCGCAGCAGATCATGACCGAGGCACTCGCCGCGGCGCTGGCACGCAGCGGCGGCGACATCGTGGTGACCGGCCACACCGACACCAAGGGCAACGGCGAATCGAACGACCAGTTGTCGCGCCGCCGGGCGCAGGAAGTGGTTCAGCTGTTTGTCGAGCAGCGGTTTCCGGCCAACCGCGTCGAGGCCGTGGGCCGCGGCGAGCGCGACCTGGCCGTGCCGACCGCCGACGAGGTGGACGAGCCGCGCAACCGGCGGGTCACGATCGAAGTCCGGTAATCAAGAGAAAGGCCCCGAGGGGCCTTTTTTTTGGGGGTCAGCTCAGGGTCACGCGGGCGAACTTGCGTTTACCGACCTGCACCACATAACTGCCCGCAGGCAGCTTCAGCCCCTTGTCGCTGATCACGACCGAGTCGACGCGCACGCCGCCGCCATCGATCAGCCGGTTGCCATCCCCGGCCGAAGACGCCAGGTTGGCCTGCTTGAGCAATTGGCCGATGCCCAGTGGCGCGCCACTTAGCGACACCTCGGGAATCTCATCCGGCACGCCGCCCTTGCTGCGGTTGACGAAATCCTGCTCCGCCGTTTCGGCGGCTGCCGCGCTGTGGAAGCGCGCGGTGATTTCCTTGGCCAGCGCGACCTTGGCGTCCTTCGGATTGCGGCCGCCTGCGATTTCCGCCTTCAGCGCCTCGATCTGCTCGAGCGACTGGAAGCTCAACAGCGTGTACCAGCGCCACATCAGGTCGTCGGAAATCGACAGCACCTTGGCGAACATGGTGTTGGCGTCTTCGCTGATGCCGATGTAGTTGTGCTTGCTCTTGGACATCTTCTCGACGCCATCGAGCCCTTCGAGCAGCGGCATAGTGAGGATGCACTGCGGCTCTTGCCCGTATTCCTGCTGGAGATGACGGCCGACGAGCAGGTTGAACTTCTGGTCCGTGCCGCCCAGCTCGAGGTCGCTCTTGAGCGCCACCGAGTCGTAGCCCTGCATCAGCGGGTAGAGGAATTCGTGCACCGAGATCGACTGGCCGGCCTTGAAGCGCTTGTTGAAGTCGTCCCGCTCCATCATCCGGGCGACCGTGTACTTGGCGGCCAGCTGGATCATCCCGCGGGCGCCCAGCGGGTCGCTCCATTCGGAGTTGTAGCGAATCTCGGTCTTCTCGGGGTCCAGCACCAGGCTGGCCTGCTTGTAGTAAGTCTGGGCGTTGGCCTCGATCTGCTCCCGGGTCAGCGGCGGGCGGGTGTTGTTGCGGCCGGAGGGGTCGCCGATCGTGCTGGTGAAGTCGCCGATCAGGAAGATCACCCGGTGCCCCAAGTCCTGGAGCTGGCGCATCTTGTTGAGCACCACGGTGTGGCCGATGTGGATGTCCGGGGCGGTCGGATCGAGCCCGAGCTTGATGCGCAGGGGGGTGCCGGTGGCTTCGGAGCGCTGGAGCTTGCGCACCCACTCGTCTTGCGGCAGCAGCTCGTCAGCCCCACGGAGGGATATTTCGAGCGCGCGTCCTACACTATTTGAGAGGCTCATGGATGTAACAGATTCGGCCTTTACGGGCTTTTTTGGCTGACTTTTGGGATGCCGAAGCTATACTCAGCCCGACTTTTCAAGCGCCGAATTCTAAGCGGCGCTTTTTCCGCACCGTCTCCTGCCGCCCTGAACGCACTGGGCCTTGCAGCACGGATTTGCAGAACCTGAGCTGGAATTCATAGTTTGATCAACGGCATTCTTGCCGCCGAGGAGCTTCTCGCTTCTCGCGTGGCCTATACGTTCCGTACCTACCCCAAGCAGATCACCGCGATCATCGCCGCGGCGATGTTGAGCGCCGGCACCCTCGCGGTGGCCTCGCTGGGTCCGGATGCTTCCGACCTTCCGGTCCATCAGATTCTCGAAGCCACTGCCGCGCCGCAGTCGTTCGTGGACCAGAGCGCATCGCTCGAAGGCTTCAGCTTCACGCTGTTCCGCACCGACACCACCCGCGCCAGCGACACGGCCGAAGCCCTGCTCCGGCGCCTGGGCATTTCGGACCCCGCCGCCACCGCCTTCGTGCGCAGCAGCGGCGAAGCCCGCGGCGCGCTGTTCGCCCGCGTCGGCCGCACGGTCACGGCCGAAGCCACCCAGGAAAACCAGCTCAAGAAGCTCAGCGCCCGCTGGATTCCCGATGGCGACGGCGGCTTCAAGCGCTTCGTGATCGAGCGCACGCCGGTCGGCTTCGTCGCCCTCACCGAGCGCGACACGCTGACGCCGGGCACACGCCTCGCAAGCGGCACGATCCGCACCTCGCTCTTCGCCGCCACCGACGACGCGCGCATTCCCGACGCGGTGGCGAGCCAGCTGGCCGACATCTTTGCAGGCGACGTCGACGTGCGCGCTCTGCGCAAGGGCGACCGTTTCGCCGTGGTCTACGAAACCTTCGAAGCCGACGGCCAGGCGCTGCGCAGCGGCCGCGTGCTCTCGGCCGAGTTCGAGAACAACGGCAGGATCCACCAAGCCGTCTGGTTCCAGCCCCCGGGCGCAAACCAGAAGGGCAGCTACTACCGCCCGAACGGCGATAGCCTGCGCAAGGCCTACCTGGCGACGCCGGTCGAGTTCTCGCGCGTCTCCAGCGGCTTCGCGATGCGCATGCACCCGATCCTGAACAGCTGGCGCCAGCACAACGGCATCGACTACGCAGCGCCCACCGGCACCGCGGTGCGCACGGTCGGCGACGGCACGGTCGATTTCGCCGGTACGCAGAGCGGCTACGGCAACATCGTCATCATCACCCACCGCAACAACCAGCAGACGGCGTATGCGCACCTGAGCCGCATCGACGTCAAGGCCGGCCAGAGCGTGAGCCAGGGCCAGGCGATCGGCGCGGTGGGCTCCACCGGATGGGCGACCGGTCCGCACCTGCACTTCGAATTCCGCGTGGGTGGCGTCTATCAAGACCCCGCCACCATCGCGCAAGAAGGCGGCGCCCCGATCACCGCGGCCCTGCGCCCGGCGTTCGAACGGATCGCCGTCGGCGCCCGCACCGAACTGGCAGCCGCCTTCTCCGTCATCCAGGCCAGCGCCGACTGATCACGATCGCTGCGGTCTTCTCCAGACACCGATCCTGAGATGGCCGCCGAACTTTTCATCGGCTTGATGTCGGGCACCTCGCTCGACGGCGTAGATGGCGTGCTTGCCGACTTTTCCGACGACTGGATCGCGGTGAAGGCCTACGCGACCGCGGAGTTTCCCGTGGCCCTGCGCGCGGAGCTCCTGGCCCTCAACACCCCCGGCGACAACGAACTGCATCGCGCGGCACTGGCCGGCAACGGGCTCGCCCGGGCCTATGCCGGCGTGGTGCAGCAGCTGCTTGCGGACAGCGGCATCGACGCCGGTGCGGTCACCGCCATCGGCGCGCACGGGCAGACGGTGCGCCACCGGCCGCTCGAATTCGACGACGTCGGCTACACCCTGCAGATCAACAACCCCTCGCTGCTGGCCGAACTGACCGGCATCGATGTGGTAGGCGACTTTCGCAGCCGCGACCTCGCCGCGGGCGGTCAGGGCGCACCGCTGGTGCCGGCGTTTCACCGCGCCCTGTTCGCGCGCGCCGACGAGACCGTCGCGGTGCTGAATATCGGCGGCATTTCCAACCTGAGCCTGCTTCCGGCCACGA
This region includes:
- a CDS encoding M23 family metallopeptidase, coding for MINGILAAEELLASRVAYTFRTYPKQITAIIAAAMLSAGTLAVASLGPDASDLPVHQILEATAAPQSFVDQSASLEGFSFTLFRTDTTRASDTAEALLRRLGISDPAATAFVRSSGEARGALFARVGRTVTAEATQENQLKKLSARWIPDGDGGFKRFVIERTPVGFVALTERDTLTPGTRLASGTIRTSLFAATDDARIPDAVASQLADIFAGDVDVRALRKGDRFAVVYETFEADGQALRSGRVLSAEFENNGRIHQAVWFQPPGANQKGSYYRPNGDSLRKAYLATPVEFSRVSSGFAMRMHPILNSWRQHNGIDYAAPTGTAVRTVGDGTVDFAGTQSGYGNIVIITHRNNQQTAYAHLSRIDVKAGQSVSQGQAIGAVGSTGWATGPHLHFEFRVGGVYQDPATIAQEGGAPITAALRPAFERIAVGARTELAAAFSVIQASAD
- a CDS encoding OmpA family protein, yielding MMPTSMSPRPLLLLSTALITALLAACSTPGTRVVLLPQADGKPSAVVVRAKDGEEVLSKPYQRATAAVGASGAPVVDQADAAKVQAENKPLFDMRPPPPQRYTVFFEVGGTTLTPASQQIMTEALAAALARSGGDIVVTGHTDTKGNGESNDQLSRRRAQEVVQLFVEQRFPANRVEAVGRGERDLAVPTADEVDEPRNRRVTIEVR
- the tyrS gene encoding tyrosine--tRNA ligase; protein product: MSLSNSVGRALEISLRGADELLPQDEWVRKLQRSEATGTPLRIKLGLDPTAPDIHIGHTVVLNKMRQLQDLGHRVIFLIGDFTSTIGDPSGRNNTRPPLTREQIEANAQTYYKQASLVLDPEKTEIRYNSEWSDPLGARGMIQLAAKYTVARMMERDDFNKRFKAGQSISVHEFLYPLMQGYDSVALKSDLELGGTDQKFNLLVGRHLQQEYGQEPQCILTMPLLEGLDGVEKMSKSKHNYIGISEDANTMFAKVLSISDDLMWRWYTLLSFQSLEQIEALKAEIAGGRNPKDAKVALAKEITARFHSAAAAETAEQDFVNRSKGGVPDEIPEVSLSGAPLGIGQLLKQANLASSAGDGNRLIDGGGVRVDSVVISDKGLKLPAGSYVVQVGKRKFARVTLS